The sequence AGTTCTTTGTCCTTGGCCTATTGGGTTACGAGACATCAAGGAGTTGGCCTATATCTGGACCCCATGAGAtgcatagtttttttttaacagAAGCCTTGTCTATACTCCTTTAGCAGATGATTTTAAATCCTTTAATCAAGGGGAACATATCCTTTAATCCTTTAATCAACGGTTTGCACTAAGAGATGGTTTGCACTAAGAGATTTGTTTGCACCTGATATTTTCCCTTAATCAAGAACTAAGCAACCACAAGTGATTTAAAGCCTTTGATTTACTCCAATGGAAATGTGTAGCATTCTTCACGTAAAGTCACTTAACCCCCAATGAATTACTTTTATTTTAGTTGTTGGTGTTAACTGCGTGCACATCGATCACAGTAGTAAAATAGTTATTGCTAAAAAAATCAGCAATAGAAGAAACACAGATACTAAAATGTAACCAACTCACTCGTGCACCGACGCACGAGTGATCAAGTAGCAATGTTGCGACGGTAACAAACAATCAGCCATGGCGAGAACTCACCTTGGACATGGAGTTTACCGGCGCCCAACTTCTGGAGCCCTTCCGGGACGGCCCCGGAGAAGTTGTTGTTGGCGAGGTTGACGTCTTTGAGGTTGGCGGACGTGGCGATGGAGCTCGGTATCGGCCCGGTGAAGGTGTTGTTGGACAGGTCCAGCTTCTGGAGCCCCCTCAGCGCCGCGAACGCGCCGTCGGGGATGTCGCCGGCGAGCCTGTTCCGGGACAGGTACAGGATCTTGAGCGCCGGCAGCGGGGACAGGTCCGGGAGCGCGCCCGCGAGGTTGTTGTTGGCGAGGCTGAGCGAGCGCAGGCCCCCGAGCGACGCGAGCAGGGCGAGGTCCGGCGCGGCGCCCTGCAGCCCGAGGCCCTCCAGCTTCAGGGCCACGACGCGGCCGCCGATGCACCTCGCCACCCCGTCCCACCCGTCGCAGGGCTTGTCCTGGCGCCTGTCCCACCCCAGCTCCCCCGGCGGCCCGCCGCTCGGCCCCCGCAGCGCGGCGCGGAACTTGCGCAGCGTGCCGGCCTCCGACGACTGggcttgcgccgccgcggcggcggccagggcgacGAGCGCCACCGCGGCCAGGAGCAGCCGCCCGCGGGCGGCCATGGGACGCGGTGGCGGGGGGAGAGCGAGGCGTGTGGCGATGAGTGCGCGTGCGGCGCACTagcagtggtggcggcggcgacgtgggcgggaggaggtggaggaggcagggggGCGCGCGCGCATGGCCGCGAGCAAGAGCGAGAGGGggaggcgggcgggcggggcccCCGCGGCGGCCTCGTGGCGAGCTAGGAATaggcgcgcggcggctgcgTTACCTAGGCGGCCGCGTTTGGGAGTCGCCGCTGCGACCGCAACGTCTTTCTTGTTGCCGCCGTTGGTTCGTTCGGGGCAGGCTAGCTGTAATGGCACCAACAATGATGatgattaattttttaattattatATAATATACAATTTATATTTATAATCAGTACACTCATCGATATGAACGCACGTACGTGACCCTACGTCTAAACTACCGGCCCTTTTGCGACGATGATGATTAATTAGATAGGTAGCAGAAAAATAACACTCGAAGCTTCTCCGAGTCCGTTTCGATCGGTTTGAGATTTTGCAAGGCTGGAGCCAGATAACCGACTCAACTCGACGTTGAAACCCAACCCAGTTTCGATCTCTTGCTCATTTTTTTACAAGTTTTTCTTGTGCTGTGCTCATCCGTTCGGCACGTCTGTTGTAGAACAAGCCACCGACGACAGCTGAGACTGAGACGAGacgatttttcaaaaaaaaaaagaaaagaaaagaaaaggagttgAGGTGAAACATGGCACGAGGCCGTGTGGACTTCTGCCTGCGGCGGCGTCCGTTCAGCTTCAGACCTTCATCGGCTCGTCCTCGCAGAGAGGTTACGAGTTCTGCAACCTCTGGAGTCTGGAGCGAGGCGTTTTACTTGCTGTCCTTCACCCAGGCCGGGCCCGTTTCTTCAACGAGACCACACTGTGAGGATCGCCCAACGACCAAACCGACGTGCAGCTGCTGAGCTGCAGATGCCCCGACGTGTCCCGGTTCGTGCGCCCGAGTCGCGGCGATCGCCGGCAGCATGTGGCCGCCCCTGGAGCTTTTGTTTttgcttttcttcttttcttttctttttgaaaaattacaaaaatagagCTCATGGAGTTGTCATTTGCGTTCCGGATTGGTgttgaaaaaaaattggcaCGATGGGAACGAGGGCCCGGGCCCCCGGGCTTATGTTATGCGAATGCGATGGATGGGAGATGATGTATAGTTAAAGTATGCTTTTGCCCTGGATATGCTGCGGGAGAAATGCCTTGTTCCCTCATTTCTGTCAATGCTAGCAATGCCCGTGCCTGCGATGCACTTatttgttggggggggggggggggggggatataCCTTGGTACGTACTGACACTCTGGCAAATGATGTTCATGCGTTTTGGGGAAAAATTGTCTTTATTCCAAAACAGATGCTAAATTTGATCGGAGAAGTAAGCTCTTCAGTGTAGTACTCGGGCTATGACCTAAGCTATAAAGGTTGCCAAGACCATGGACACATCGACACTCTATTGATGTGAAGCTTATGGTCGCTCTCCTGTTGCAGATACGTACGGACGCGTGCCACATGCAAAGGGGCACGCAGATGCGAGCTCTGCTGTTTAGAATCCAGCTTGTTGGCAGTTCATCCGGGGAATCGGGCAGGTTTGGTTTTATGGATTTCGTCCGATCCGTGCAACTCGTCGCGCGCGCCCTCTATCAGGTTGCTTGTTTGCGGCCTTCCTCTCGATCGATTCCGCGAGATCAACCTTCGGCCTCCTCGCCGACGGCGCGATGCTGTGCCTTCCTTCTCCTGTGCCTCGCCGGCGTCTGTTTGATGCCGTCGCCTTCGCCGGAGTCGGAGCTTGCTGGAACGCAGAGCTCGCTTGGCAGAGCCACGATGAGCAGGAGGCACATGGCGTGAGGAGCAGGAGCCCAGGCTGCCGGCGGTGGTGTAGTTGGGGAAAAAGAAATAACCGGGGGCATTAAAGAGGAGCTCTGGCTGCTACTTGTACTATGTGTCAGTGCGTGAGTGTGCATGcgtgagagagaagagagagctaCTGCTGCTAATTGATTGATCTGTTGTGCTTGGCGTGGAAAAAGGAGAGCAGGTGCTGATTTGCTAGATGGAGAGAGAGCAGTGAGCCTGTCACAATCAGACCAGCAGGCAGATGAAACACGAGCTATTTCCGTCCTCTGAAAATATTGAAGAACCAGCTAGGCTGgaccggccgcccagctgccgggcggcctgagGGGCCGGCCGCCTCGCTGCCGGGCGATCGGTCCTTCAGGGACCGGAACACAATTTTTTTACGAAAATTTTTATagataagcccctgccgcccggcagcggggcgaccaggtgccggccgcccagcagctgggcggccgggatatatttttgtaaatttcgaaaacgaaaatatatttttgtaaaaaatgaaaataaaaaaaccgcgccACGATGAATGAGGTTGGGCCTGATATTGAAGAGCACCGAATGGGCGCCCATGGGCCGGACCGTTACGGCCTGGTGGGCCGAGCCGCCGGGGGGCCTCTTTCTTCCTGGTTTGATGGGCTTCCAATGGGCCCGAGTGAGCGAGCCCACTTGGCCCACCCCAACTTGAACGGCGGCGCCGCTTGTTTCCTACTCCGACTCGATGTCGATGACCTGTCTATCTCCAAGATCTCCCGTCCCTCTCGTCCTATAAAACCAAGACCAATCCAATCCACGGGCACGCAGAGCTCGCCCATTGCCAGCCCGTCGTCGAATCGATCCGAGGAGAAAGCGCTTTGATTTGATCTCCTCCCGGCGACCGCGCGCGCGGCCGAACCGATGGCGGCTTCCCCGGCGATGGTCACGCTCATCAGCTCCGACCACGAGCGCTTCGAGGTGCCGGAGGCCGCGGCCACCATGTCGCAGACCATCCGCCACATGATCGAGGACGGCTGCACCGACGGCGGCATCCCGCTCCCCAACGTCACCGCCAGGACCCTCGCCAAGGTGCTCGAATTCTGCAacgagcacgccgccgccgccgccgccgccgccggcgcgggctcGGAGGCCGGGAGCTCCTCGAACGCGGGCACGGACGGTGGCGCCGATCTGGCAGGCTTCGACAAGGCGTTCGTCGACGTCGACAAGGACACGCTGTACGACCTCCTGCTGGCCGCCAACTACCTCAACGTCAAGCCGCTGCTGGACCTCTGCTGCCAGAAGGTCGCCGACATGATCAGGGGCAAGACGGCGGAGCAGATCAGGCAGGAGTTCGGGATCAAGAACGACTTCTcgcccgaggaggaggaggagatccgCAAGGAGAACCAGTGGGCCTTCGAGTAGTagaggccgccgccatggatcgatcaacaactcagagtctCAGATCTGTCGGGTGCTCACCTTTGCCATGCTGGGGCCGGGGTTTAGTGGATCGCTTAATTAGTTTCTTCTCAAGAAGACGCCCATCAAAATTCGTTAGATCATTGGGCTTCTATACTTTGATATCATTACTAGCTAAATTTGTTTAGTGCCGGATTGATGACTCAAGTATTACTTTTACCTGGGTCTTTTCTGTCGCATCTCAATCCATCATGTGCTCGTTCTCTGGGTTTTTGCAGTTTTCAGTTTCTGATGAAGCTGTGCATACTGCTTTTGGTTTGAT comes from Panicum virgatum strain AP13 chromosome 4K, P.virgatum_v5, whole genome shotgun sequence and encodes:
- the LOC120705230 gene encoding SKP1-like protein 1 is translated as MAASPAMVTLISSDHERFEVPEAAATMSQTIRHMIEDGCTDGGIPLPNVTARTLAKVLEFCNEHAAAAAAAAGAGSEAGSSSNAGTDGGADLAGFDKAFVDVDKDTLYDLLLAANYLNVKPLLDLCCQKVADMIRGKTAEQIRQEFGIKNDFSPEEEEEIRKENQWAFE